GGAGCCTGTAATTAAAGTCTCAGTTTGATGACTAGTACCAGTGATCTCCCCTTGTCTTACCAACAGGGGTATGTCTTTAGTGGCACATTCAATTCAGTCTGCAATTCAAGGCACATTATAAGCAGCCACTAATTCAGTGTGACTGATTTCACATCTGTTTCAGTGACATTtaccccatttacacctggcattaaaaTACAGTCTGTGTTAAGACACATTATCTGGATAAGGAAAAACATGTTCATGCAAGGTGTAAATGCGGCGTGATGGGAATGTGATTGGGTCTGCTGACCACATCTGTGGTCTCACTTGCATTGTGTTTGGATGTTAGGTCAGACTAAACACAGTGTGCACCAACGTGCTGGCATCCACAGGCTACACAACATACGGATATTTTTTAAGCTAACATAAAATACAGGTTGTTCCTTAAATTTAAAGAGCAAGTGAGAAGGCTGAAAAAGACACgcctctaattactgattatTATCTATTCTGTGCCATGAACGCAGCAAAAGATGCATTATTCAACAGAacagcatgaaaaataaaagcagcagggGCGGGAGTCATAAGGAGTGATTGTGTGTGCTGCGGTGCAACTGATCTTTGCAGCCGACCTGTTAACAAGGAATGTTTGATATAACTGGTCACAAGGTAGCCTACATACCAGTAATGCAATGCACTGCGACAAACTGACCACAGTATCTTTTTATGGAAAGGAAGGAATAACTTAATATATTACATTTGCCAAATTTACAAGAGGGGCAAATGATTAAAGAATTTGTGAACAGTGTTTCAAACAGTTTGTACAGGTTCTCTGAGTTCAACAACTCGCAAAACTGCAATTTTTTTAAGGATTGTATGCGCTCTTTTTTGCTTCCACCTCAGATTAGTCATGTGCTGGTTTTGTTCTGGAGGACAGAGGTCCGATCTCAATGAGGATAATGAGGCAGAAGGGAAGGTCGGATGATTTTTTAACGTATCTAGATACAGATTCCATTTTAGTAGCAGGTGTAAAAGGGACAATTCAGTACACTGTCCATGGCCTTTAGTGCACAGTGTCCCAGTGTTCATGTCGCTGTACTTGCAGTGTGTGTATACCATAAACATTCTGCAGATGAATATTTAGGTTACAGTTGAGGTTGTATTTGGGATGGTAAATCTTGTTTTATGTAACATGTGAAATAGATTTGATGTCATGAGGTAACTGTAACCAGTACAGCAATTCTGTTTCACCTAacagatgtgaaaaaaaaaaaaaaaaaaaaatctgttttctgaCAGGCCACTGAAGGCCTGCAAGACACCTGCAGGAGTATAGCATTATGGTGGTTGTATTGATTAAAGCAGGGCTACATCTTCCAAAAGTAGTGTAAGTTGAGATGTTTGGAAAATGTATCACAAGAGCTGAATAAATTTTGGGTACAGCTGTCTCATACTTATTGATGCTCCTGAAATGGCAGTGTAGACAGATGTTCTGTCTTTTCACTTGTCAGTTATCATCaagaggtgaggaagaaaatCCTCACTGCCCGAAGATCTGATTGAAAACTAGCTTTGTTTTGATATCTATACAATATATACTGCTCATTACAGTTTACAATAAAGTATGCACACAGAGATGTTAACCAGATTTAATTATTGATTGACAAATAACTCCATTTTAAATAAGAACATAAAATGCTGTCTTCAGAATTAACTTGCAAACTTACGGAAGTGGCCCCTTCAAAATGGGTGGCTGTAATGGACCGTTATGGAGAATGTCTGTCCTTACTTTTTTGTTGATTAATGTAAGATGATCTATGGTTtgggtgtcatttttttcccttccacAATGTAATCTAGTCAGTCCGTCAGTCCTGATGTACATTCACTTCTGATGTTACACCTGTGTCTTCCCTTTGTCTGTAATTACTGTGTAGTTCTCATAGTTTTCAATAAAACATGCTTAGACTGCAGGTGCTGCTCATAGCACTGCATATTTTCTCACTCATCTTCTACTCGTGTGTTTCTATTTCATATAATTGCCCAGGATgtaaagaaatgtgtttatacAGTGTTGCcaaatttctccttttttaatgttaatttgGATTTgacatgtgtatatgtgtaccTGCACAGATGCTGATGGTGAAGGCAATTGGAACAATtcacaaggtgtgtgtgtgtgcgtttgtgctaGGATGAGTGATATTAGGAGCTGTATTTCAAAATCACTGTTAAAAAATCTCCATTATGTCACGTATTAAATTAGCAAAATAGAGcctgcagacttttttttaaccctttagATATCAGGCCCCTCTGTTGCATGTCAGTCACAGCCTTGTTTCTAAACACATAGTAGGCCATGTAAGGTACCTGTTTGCTTTAGCAAGGAGGCTGTTCGATAcacaacttttatttttatttcaacattttagaTCCCAATGCCAATCCCAACAAACGCCAGAGGCAGCCTGCCCTTCTAGGAGACCACCCACCTGATTATGGtaaatatccaaaaaaaaataaaaaaaattgatcACCTTCCAATACTGTATCTGTACCTCACATGTTCTTTTTCCCCCTCTAATTAAGGTGGCCCTCAAGGAGGTTATCATGGCTACAATGATGACAGTTACggcccccctcctccccaccGTATGGGACCAGGAATGGGTGGGCGTGGTCGTGGTAGCCAGCGCTATGGCCCTGGATACGGACCACCTCCCCCTGAATATGGTCCTCACGCTGACTCACCAGTTCTTATGGTATATGGTCTTGAGCCCTCCAAGATCAACGCTGACAAGGTCTTCAACATCTTCTGCCTCTACGGCAATGTAGAGAGGGTGAGTGAAGTGATGCTCACCAAACAATGGCAGCATTGGCCATCAGAATGCTTTATCTTCAGAAAAAGGCCAATTTTAAGTTGctaaaaatactaaatattagctggttccagcttctcaaacatgAAGGTTTGTCAGTTTACTTTGgcagtaaattgaatatcttccAGGTTTTAGACTGCTGGTCAGTCAAAACAGGCAAATTAAAGACATCACCATGGCCTCTGAGAGATTGTGAATGTcattttttcactattttgttacatttcttATGTTACTAAATGATACGTGACTGAGTTAATCAGTTACATGAAAAGGAACTGACAGATTCATTGATAATGAAAAGCCTAGCTGTTTCTGAGCAAGATGGATGTCTTTTCCTTCAGGTTAAGTTCATGAAGAGTAAGCCTGGAGCCGCAATGGTGGAAATGGGAGACTGTTACTCTGTGGACAGGGCCATCACTCACCTCAACAACAACTTCCTTTTTGGACAGAAACTCAATGTTTGGTAAGAGCAGCTGTCCAAACCATTCTAAAACATTAGGCTATTACAAAAAATGCCTCAGAGTGCAGAGTAAGACCTCTGGCCCCCTTTTGCTTGCCAGTGTGTCCAAACAGCAGGCCATTGTTCCAGGGCAGTGCTACCAGTTAGAGGACAACACCAGTAGCTTCAAAGATTTCCATGGATCCCGGAACAACCGCTTCACCTCCCCAGAACAGGCAGCCAAGAACAGAATCCAGCACCCCAGCAACGTCCTGCACTTCTTTAACGCGCAGCCTGACATCTCCACAGAGATTTTCAACCAGGTATGAAAAGCCGCCAGGGTTCTCTCTGAAGTGTAGATTTCCCACAGACCACAGATTTTTAACTGAAACTCATTTTACCTTCCAGGTTTGTGATGAGCTGGGAATTAAGAATCCTGCAAGTGTGAAACTTTTCACAGGAAAGAGTGAGTATAAGTTACAGCCTGGCCAATAGTATGATCTGGTTTTGTTGAAGCATGCTTTGATTTTCCTGTTAATAATATTTTTGATGATTCTGGTGTCTGGGTTTTAAGAAAGTGAAGTAATGAGAGAGTAATTTGATGTGTGTAAGAATCCAAAAAGCAAACCATTTCTACACACTTTGGGTTCCCAAGTGTTTGGTTAGGTATCCACAGAAGGCTCAGTCTGCATGTACAAGGTGTACATTTACAGTGCCATACATGACCCACTGCAAGCTGCCAGCAAAGCAGTACAGTCTGTCTTCAAACTGATCCACCTGAAGTGCAATCAAAGTAAATCCCACCTCTTCTACATGCAAGGTGTTATTATTTGTTAACTAGATCATTTAAAAATGGGACCAAATTCATTGCTCATGTGTATAACACTGGAGTGTTATACACATAAGTGTTAtacacattttctctgttatgagacagagaaaagtgtTTCATGAATTTTAACAGCATAAatactttttactgttttatagAGTGAAGACCATATCAGtgttagaaaaaagaaaaaagtttccAGTTCTCAGTTGGCTTGAATTCACTTGAGTTAAAATTACATTATATACATTATAGCTGGTTGTGGATGTTGCTATGTTGCCTGTTTTGTGGCCTCTTTAGGCCACTCATAAATGAGTAATCCTAAAACCGATACAGATCTCTGTTTAGCTCACGGCATAAACAAACAGTTGAGTTTTATCTGTGATGGTGATCTAATCAGTCATCTTGTGTGGTACAAAAGGTGAGCGGAGTTCATCTGGCCTTCTGGAGTGGGAATCCATCAACGATGCCATGGAAGCACTAGCTATGATGAATCATTACCAGATGAAAAACCCCAGTAAGTTCTCATCTCATGATGTGAACAAATGATTTTTTAtgatttactgtacatttcaaacTTCATAATGTCTTTTGCCTTCTTCAtctttaaaatgagttttttttttttttggtcttttgtcCTGCAGGTGGGCCTTACCCTTACACGCTGAAACTTTGTTTCTCAACAACACACCATGCCAACTAAATAGTCTCCCCTCAAACCATTTGTAACATTTTGTGTCTTTACATAGAGTATATTGTAGTTCTGTTGTCACGTCCCATTAAAACATTCAGTCAGTATTGACAAAAACTAGGACTGATGGGGTTTAGAACATGTTAAACTATGATTTTGtatgatttattttacttttaccaTGTTTTTCAATCAGTTGTTTATATTGTATGTTCACAACACTAGATTTGAATAACCCCCACTACCctgaaataacatttaaatCTGGACCTCAGTTTTTGCTTAAATCAAAtgaacagtaataataatgtgaaTATTGATCTGAACCAAGGTTCACATCCTCAGAGATGGTTTGTATTTGTATCTTTGGTCATTTCTTCACTCTTGGCAGGGAATCATCCCTGTTGTTTCATGgggaaataaaaatgcatttattgtCAAGTTCTTATAGAGAGAAGCAGCTGTAGTTTTCAGGATGACACGTTCACACTGACATCTTTGTGCTGCTACTGAAGTGGTCAGGGTGCCTTCCATATGTCCACACCTGGACTGTTGAAGATTATGACTGGTGATTAGAGGATGGCAGACATGGAGGAGGTGGTCATCTGTACTAACCTGTCACTATCAAGATTTCAATGTCAGCTGTCACTTTTTGTAGTAAACAATACTGTGAGTATTACTTTGGCTGGAATTACTTAATTAACTAAGAGTTCTCAGTTTCAGTTCCCACATAGCGGCATTAGAGGAGCGGGCCTGGACTGAACAGAAGCCACATCGAGTATAATCTGGAGGAATCACATGTACTCAGACCAACACTGCATTATTTTCAGTATCATAGTTTGTATTCACAAGTGCTAGTTTAATTAAAGCAGTTTaaagaaaatggatttttgACCTAATTGACCAATTTACTTATGTATTCATGttcatatttaattatttaGTATTAAACATGTCAGTTATTAGCAGCACATCCAAACTCATTGATATATTGATTGATATTtagtgtttggtgtttttgtgggTTATTTGTCGGCTGCATGCTCACACTTGTTTTGTCCCTGTGACATTTCTCCAAGAGCAGTCCTTAATGCTAAACCACGGACACAAAGCAAAGCTCTTCTCTAAAAGTGGACGTCGCACACTAAAGGCACACGTGCAGAAAACTAGATTTTTCTGGACTACAATGACAAGAGGCAGAGCCTTTCCCTGAACATGAAGTACCAACAATTCACAGTAACTACACAACAGTTTGATAAGAATCCTGTTCTTAATTCCAAAACGGCTGTATCGCGTTAATTGGGGTAAATTGACGATGACGTAATTAAAATCATAACCTGATTGGAACCTTACACAGTTACTTGCCGCATAACATACCCGTTTTACAACGAACCGTTTAATTCAAGTCTACGAAGCGGTATGAAGAGCAGGGAGACATGCTGAACTGTACGGTCTCAGATAATTGTTCGTTTGTGTGTCTGCCGGCTCGTTAACCTTTCCTTAGTGCCTTTATTCTCTGTTCACAGTAATGTTCGACACTGAAACGGTTAGAGAAGAACGAAAGACTAAAAACTACAACTCCCATCGCGCCCTTAGCCGCGTAGGTGTTTCCGGTGTCTTATGACATTTTACTTCCTTCCACACAGCCCGACACGAACAAATCGAGAAAGAAGACGTCGCTAACTTTTAAATGCTGTCGTCAACAGTCGCGTTTTGACTTTCGTTTTCGTTTGATTTCCATCGTAAAATGCGCGCCATGTGGCGACTGGTGTCCGAGAACTGAAGACTAGTTGAAAACGCAGACCGTAACGTGTAGGCCTCCGAAGAAAGTTTGGTCGTGGGCCTGTAAACAACATGTCCTCCGCCTCGCAGTCTTCCTCCAGACGGCAATGGTGCTACCTCTGCGATCTGCCCAAGATGCCCTGGGCCATGCTGTGGGAGTTCAGCGAGGCTGTGTGCCGGGGATGTGTCAACTACGACGGGGCAGACAGAATAGAGCTCCTCATTGAAACTGCAAGGCAGCTGAAGAGCACGCACGGAGTTTTAGACGGCAGGTCTCCCGGTCCACAGCAGGGCAAGCCCAGCTCGGCTGGGCCCATTGAGGCAGGGCGGCAGCATGGAGAGCGTATCGATAGGGGGAGGGGTGAGTATGGGGTGTCTTCTCGCCTCCCCAACGGCCTGCACAGAGCTGAAGATGTGGCCTTGTCAGAGGGCAGCAGACAGAGCCCAAACACTCGTCGGGCTGCAGTTGGGGCAGTTCCTAGTCTTCATGGCACCATATCGCACGCCTTGATAGCTCAGGGGTT
This region of Chaetodon trifascialis isolate fChaTrf1 chromosome 16, fChaTrf1.hap1, whole genome shotgun sequence genomic DNA includes:
- the LOC139344403 gene encoding heterogeneous nuclear ribonucleoprotein L-like, which translates into the protein MAAAAGRYYGEGGRATKRQKTEDGGMTTESYDDPHKPLPSPVVHIRGLVDGIMEADLVEALQEFGVISYVVMMPKKRQALVEYEDMNGSCNAVTYAAENQVYIAGHPAFINYSTSQKISRPGDSDDTRSVNNVLLLTIINPIYPITTDVLYTICNNCGPVQRIVIFRKNGVQAMVEFDSVQSAQRAKASLNGADIYSGCCTLKIEYAKPARLNVFKNDQDTWDYTNPNLSGQDADGEGNWNNSQDPNANPNKRQRQPALLGDHPPDYGGPQGGYHGYNDDSYGPPPPHRMGPGMGGRGRGSQRYGPGYGPPPPEYGPHADSPVLMVYGLEPSKINADKVFNIFCLYGNVERVKFMKSKPGAAMVEMGDCYSVDRAITHLNNNFLFGQKLNVCVSKQQAIVPGQCYQLEDNTSSFKDFHGSRNNRFTSPEQAAKNRIQHPSNVLHFFNAQPDISTEIFNQVCDELGIKNPASVKLFTGKSERSSSGLLEWESINDAMEALAMMNHYQMKNPSGPYPYTLKLCFSTTHHAN